In the Sphingobacterium sp. PCS056 genome, CTTATGTTTAACATGAATACGCTTTGGGAAAAATTCGTTCTTAAAAGTCTTCAAAAATTTGCTATAGACTATACAATTTCTGGACAGGTATCAAAGGACTTTTGGAAACCAGAAATAGGATATGCAAAAACTATTAGGCCTGACATTGTTCTCACTCAAAATGGAGAAGTCAAAGCAGTATTTGATACAAAATGGAAAAACATCCGTGATTCGAATCCTTCTGATGATGATCTTCGTCAGCTTTATGCATACAGCAGATATCATTCAAACTGTCCTTCATATTTAATATATCCAAATGATATAACAACTGTTAACCATGGACGCTATCAGCAGGCTTTTTTGAATGAAAGTGAAACTCCTGGTGGAATCATTAAACTGAAGGTATTCAGTGGTAAAAAAGTTGGAATGGAGATATTATGTAAGGAAATATTAGAAAATACAGAATAGGGGAAACCGTAAAATACAAAAACAAAATTAAGACACTTTTGTGAAGTTTTATAAAAAAGTCCAAAAATAAACATAATTAATAATTATTCGATCAATAGGTTATTCTATAATAAATTAAGATGAGTAAATTACAGATAGATTTATATATATGCTACAATTAAAAGAAATCTCCAAAAAGGAATTTTTAAATTTCTATACACCTATTTTGAAAAGTTATAGCGAAACATTTAAACAAAAGATAAAAACAGATGAAGCCTTAGCTTATTTGATATTTAAGAATGACAATGAAACTACGATTAAACATATATTAACTTTAATATTTAATGCAAAAGATAAGTACGTGAAATCATTCCTACTTAGAATGCTTGGTGTCAGAGAATTAATACACTGTAGAGACAACAATCATTCCCTAGATATAATAGAGGTTTGGAAATATATATCTAACTCTATAAAGGAAATTCCTAATACGTATACAATATCATCTATAGGTTCTCAAGGATTTCTATCTATTCCACTATATAAGTCAGACGAAACGCTAGAGAAATTCGATTTTTTAAGATTGCATATATGGGATGATTCACTAAACGTGTATTTAGATCTAAAGAAATGTGATGATTTCTCTATTCACTCTCATACTTTCCACGCCAAGAGCTGGATAATAACAGGAAGTGTAATTAATGACCTATATGAGTACAAAGTGGATTCGAAAAATTCTAACCATTCATTCTTTAAGGTATTGTATAACAACTCTTTAAATGAAACAAATCAACACACATCTAAAGCTATAAATGAAAACAAAAATATTAAATTATCATTAGTTAAACATGAAGTGCATTATAGCAAAGGATTTTATGAAATTAAAGCAAGCAAACTCCACAAATCTGGCCATCTAAACTCACCGGATTGCTCTGCTACATTCTTTTCATTTACTGGTAAAGATGGCTTAGGCAAATCGTTTGTAATAGGTCCAAAAGACATTCAAGAATCTGAAGTCAACAGAAAAACTATCATTGACCCAACCAATTTAATTGCTAAAATTGACCAACAATTAATAAATGAAAAGTAAAAAAGAACTGATGATACTAGACTGGACCAGAAAAATACATCAACTAGAATATGCACACTGTTTTGAATCGCTTATGTATACACGAATAAACACGTATTTAAGTATTTTTACCTTAGTTATAACAACACTTGTTGCTTCATCCTATCAATTTCCAAAAATTTCAGTAGAAGAGTATAATAAGTTATTCTTCATCTTTAAACAAGAATATTTTGTTTCAATATTTTCAACAATTGCTGCGTTATCTACTGCCATATTAACTTTTCTCAGACCAAGTGAGAAATCAGAAGAACATAGAAAAATTGGTTTAGAGTATGAAAAATTAAGACATGAACTTGAAAAACTGTTTTCTTACAATTTAACAGAAAGTTCGATAGAATTTAATGTTAATCAGATCAAAGAAAAGTGGGATTCATTGAGCACAAAACACGTTACACAATGTAATTACAATAAATCTAGAAAATTTGTAAAAAAATTTGGATACCCTACACCAATGAGTTTTATTATATAATTATGGCGATAAGATATTTAATAACATTTCCAGACAGGCTATTTAATAGAACTAATATAAATATTTATGTATTGCATAAATATTTATATTAGTTCAAAAGAATTTTTTAATTGAATTTGACAGGTTTAAATTTACTATTTACTGTAGCTTTTCTTGATTTATTAATCAGAACCATCCGTAATTTTACTGATGAGAATTTTGAGCCAGGAGACTTCGTTCAAAAAATAAATGAGAATTTGATATAATAATAAATATTCTAATCTTACTCGCCTGGGTTGCAGTTTATAGGATGCTGTACTCAAAGCTTTGACTATTTCATTCTACCTTAACATTCCAAAGTTACTGACTCATTTTCTTTTACCATCTTGAACAAGAAAGGTTTTAACGTAATTATTGTATAATTAACATAATTTTAAAATAATGTTAATTTGTAGCCATATTAATATTGAATTTCTAATTGACCTGTATTAATGGTTGTGTTTTGTAAGCTATCGCAGATATATTCATTTATACAATTAGCAATAAACTCACCTAACTTTACTGGTACAGCATTTCCGATTATTTGCTCTAAATTAGTTTTTGTACCCACAAGTTTAAAATTCTCTGGAAATGTTTGAATTAAACTTCGTTCTTTAGTTGTTAGCGCTCGTAGATCTGAATTTATCTCGACAGGATCTCCTTCGTGTTTTTTATAACCTTTAGGAATAGGTCTATTTACTCCACGAATTGTTGGACTTGGTTCATGTATACTAAATACTCCTCTACGAGCATAACTTCTTGGATGCCTGTAATAATAATCTAATCCTAAAGAATTACCAAAATAATCATATAGAGTCATAGATTTCGATGATTGATTTTTCGATAAATAAGCATTAAGAAAATTATCAGATGAATTCAAATGACCTATTAAAAAAAAACGTTTTCTAGCTTGAGGCACACCGCATAAACTAGCATCTAAAATTTGATATGATATTCCGTAACCTGATTTTTTAAATATCGCAATAGCCTCTTTTAATATTCTACTTTTAGTTATTCGTCCAACATTTTCCATTACAAACCACTCAGGTTTAGTATCCGAAATAATCTCTGCAAAAGAAAGGGTTAAATCTGCACGCCCTAATGATTCATCTCTTTTACCAGCACTTGAAAAATCTTGACAGGGTGGTCCACCTATGATCATAGTTGGGCTTAGTTTTTTTATAAACTCTCTTACTTCTTCTGTACCTAAGTCAGTATCATATATTGGATGATCAAAGTTTTCTTGATAGACTCTAATTGCTGGCTCCCATTTATCAAATGCAGCTAATATCTTAAATCCTGCATTTTGAAACCCCAAAGACATCCCTCCACATCCTGAAAATAAATCTACTATATTCATGTTAATTAAATAATTCTGGTGAGTTAAAAATTATTGCATCAAATCGTCTTTCAGGACTTAATAAATTTTGCCCTCCACCTAATATAATATTCTTTATATCTTCTCTCGTAATACGAGGAGTAATTAATTCTGGACAAGACATATATCTGTGAGTAATTCTACCACTAACAGCAAATGCTTTATCATTTTTTGTATTAAAAGATAACTCATCAATAATTTTTGAGTGATTAATTTGACCATTCTTAGCGAAATCAAATAACATCTTAAACAGCCAAATAATCGTTCTGACTTGTCTCGTTATTTTTGTAGCTCCAGATGAAAGCTCTCCTCTAGCAACATCTACAAAAAGTTGACAAAATGCAAAATTCGACCATACAAATACATCTAAACAATTATCTGTAAGTTTAGGTGATTTTCCATTAGTCTTCCAAATAGGTTGCATTACAAGGGGTTTCTGTTTATCTAATATAGATAACACTATTGAATCTAAAGTTAAGATCATGCTTGGAATATAACTCCATATTTGAACTCCATTTGTCCAATCAAGTATATTATCAAATTTTTTATCAAACAAAAAACTCAGTTCTACATGATTATTTTTAAAATTTTCTACAATACTACATGCTAAATATACGATTGTATCAGGTCTAATGACAATTTCACAACCATAATATTCTTCACTAAGAAGACATGTTGAATTATCTGGAAGAGCCGTTAATTTAATTTCTATTGGAGTTAAACTCTGTCCACTATCCCTCATTTGAGAAACTAAATCAACCCTTGGTAAACTTCCTATTACTAACTGTTGATATGGAGTAAATTGGGTCTCAAATGAATAAAATAAATTATCTGACATAGGATTAATACCTAATAATTTTTCAGTTGATATTTTACCATGTTGAACTTTTAAATCTGCGTCCAAAAACATATATATATTACTTAACCCCTTACTTGCCAAAAAATTAGACAAACTTGCCGGAAAAGACGAATTAAATTGGTTTTTTCCCCAAGTTTCAGTTTGTCCAAAATCTCTATTTGAATATTTTATTCCAAATAGACCGGGTTTTTCTTTATCCATAGAATTCAATTAAAAGAATCATTTACAAAATTACATAAAAAGAGTTGTAATCTAGCTTAAGAGAGCGGCAATAATTCTTATGCTACAAAAATATTGAGTTTTTTCTTTACAAATATGAATGTTTAAAGTACCAAAATTGGACTTCAAACACTAACCTTAGATAAAGTAAACAAATATGTCAAAATCAAATATACAATAAATATAGTCTTACATTTTTCATTATTAAAAAGCTTTTTGGACATGCTAACTAAGTCGACAATATAAGTTAAGAACAATAAATATCTAAATTTTAAAATAATAATCTAACTCCATAAAAACACGATCGTACATTTAAAAAACATGCTTTGCAGTTAAGCAAAGACAGAAAAAATATTTCAGAGCTTGCAAGTAATCTAGGTATCAATCACACAATTTATATAAATGGTAATTTGACGTAGATTCATTAGCAAGAACGTATAAGTGTTTTAGATAAATAACTTAAATATTCAGAACTGAGATATTAAAAAGGGCCATTGGTTTCTTTTATTCATAATTGCCTATTTTTAACTGTATACATGATTGCTTTGCAGTACAAAGAGATATCAATAATATGTAAATTCATCAACAAATATATCCGATTGAAAATATGTGTAAGATTATTAGAATTCGTTCTAAAATCTACAATTCATGGAAAGTTGGCTATAAACATACTAATAGTTCTAGAGTTGATAATATTACTGAGAAACAAAACCCATTTACTTAAGAAAAAGTAACCATATGGAAGTCCCAGAGTAGTTTCTGAGTTAAAAGGAAGTGGGATAAATTACAGTTGTTAAGTAGATGAAAAATATGGGTTTTATAATAAACTCTATAAGAAGTTTAAAATAACAACAGGTTCAAAACATTCACATAAAATAATGGCCAATGTATTAAATCGCGAATTCACAACTTCGGAATCCTCAAAAGTTTGGATATCTGACATGACGGTATATTCACATGAAGAAGGATTTCTATATTAACAACTATTCTTCATTTATACGACCGCAAATGTATTGGATGAAGTATAAGTGATGGTATTACAACAGAATAGATTTTCTTGGCAATTTAAAAAATGACTATTAAGCACCTAAAATTATCTCTTGACCTGATTATTCATTCAGATGACATTGAAATTTCAAAATTTAATCATCCTGGTTATGTGTTTATATTATTTTAGCTGTCTTTTTTCGTGAAATACCCATTTTTTATTTAGAAAATCTGCTAAGTATATCGCATAATTTAATCAAAAAAGTATTTTTTAATTTTCGTTACTTGTTAAATTGTTTTCTAACCGATTTCACCCTGAACTAACAACTTCTTAAACATTCCAATCACTTTCAAATCCAATAACTCCTCATCTCGCAACACAATAGGCTGATAAGATGTATCGGTAGATTTCGGCAAAAGCATAATCTCTTGGTGCTCCCATCCCTCTTCACTGATGGTTTTCTTGCTACTATATTCTTTAATGGTGTAGCTTGCTCCGAACTCGCTATCAATAAAATCATTGGACTCAACTAAACAGATCAATCCATTGCGAGAACCGCCTTGATATTTCTCGAAAAGACATATTGCGCCATTAGGGATAATTTTGTTCATAGACTCCCCCACTACTTTACATGCAAAATATTTAGCTGGATCTACTGTGATTTCATTTACCTGAATATAACGAGTATGTTCTGCCTGTTGGAGCTCAGAGAAACTCCCTGCTGCGACCTCAAGATCATAGTATGGAACTGTATTTTCAGTTGGGGTATCGGTGATGCGATATGCTGTTTCACTTTTATCTGATATTGACTGTCTTTTTATATACTGCGCTAGATACTTTCTTAGATTGTCATTACAGACGTACACATAACTTCCCTGAATACCTCGAAACAAGATGGTACGATAAATATTGAGGATATAATTTTTAAGAACTAATGGATCATGAATAGAGTTCTTACCATTTTTATCTTTATATCGATCTTTATATACAACAAAAGCATTCGTATCAAAATCATAATCCAATTCTGGGCCGATAATAAGACCGGTATAGTTGAGATCATAGCCTTGTGTGGTATGTATACAGCCGACTTCATGAATAGCATTCGCCGAATTAACCCAATCAACATCAGTACTGTTCCAACGGAGCGCAGTATCACCAATAACGATGTCGTGAAGCGACTTATCTTTCTTGGAGATCCAATCCCAGGCAAAACCTGCTACCATACGACACAAGTCTTCAGAATCATCCTTACGCTTAATCTCCTTAACCATCGCATCCAGATCATCGAATAACTGAAAATCATAATGTACGCTTTCAAAAGGTTTTGGCGAAAGTGCAATGTTATCTGAGAAGAGCTGATGTACGAACTCCATATAATGTGCACCTCCCTTTACTCGAAACTGAGAGCGTAACCGTTCAATCCGTGTACTTTCTAATTCCTGCAAATCGAGAAAACGCTGCTTATCTGCATCCGACGGTTTGACAGACTGGAACTCGTCATAAAAAATAATGGATTTATCGGATTGCAACTGCACCCAATCTAACTCCGTACAGGTTAATTCATCTAAACCCAGGTGCTGTGATACTTTACGAAATGTACCATAATAAGCAGCAAGATTTTTCCATTGGCGTAAGCGATGGCCTTCATCTACGATCAAGAGATCATATTTCTGTTTAGCCACTTCAGCTGGTCCAATGACCATCTTTGGTGATAATCCTTTAATGTTTTTGAAGACCTTGCTGATAGTTTTACGAAATGACTGCATTGGAATAACGAGAGCCATTTCCAAGTCACCATATTTTTGACGGACAGCTTCCACCAAATTAAATAGCTCCTCATCTGACTCGTCAAAATCTGCTTTATTGAAATCCTGTAAATCGGTCTTCAATAATTTAAAAAGAAATATAGCCAGGATAGACTTGCCTGTTCCTGCTCCACCGTGAATCAAGCTAACCTTTGCACGATCATCAAGCAAACATCTAAGAATCATCTTTAATCCATTTGTCTGTTCTCGCGATAAGCTTTTGTAGGGAGAATACTTAAAAAGATCTGAATTATCTATATGCTCAAGTGAATGACGAGCTATACCCATTTGCCTTAATTCTGACCAGATATCACGAAAAAGTTCCCAGTAAACTTCTTTCTGTTGATAGAATTTATGGTTGGAGATCCCAAGATTACCATTTTGTAAATCGAATTGCCCATCGGCAGCGATGTAGCGAATCAAATTGGATTCGATATCTAAGGTCGCAGATTTATTGAACAATTCACTCCGAATAAGCGATACAGACTGTAACTGTTGTTTCCTCGCAGATTTAAGATGTGCTTTGAAGCGAGTAACCATATCAGTGGTTTCACCTACATAAGCTTCCTTTTTATCTTGAAGAAAATAGACAATAGGCCATGAAAGATAATCACGCTGCTTTTGCAATAAAGTAAGTTCCAATTGCGAATCAAATGGATATGGAATAATCTGGAAAGGTTTGATCATTATAATTCGTTATACTTCTTGGCCGTTCCTTTTGCTTTCTCTACCGGGTATTTTTCATTATTAAGTTTCATCTTTTCCTCAACAATCTCTTTTATATCCAAACCATGCTTATCGGCAAGCAATAAAGCATACATCAAAACATCTGCTAGTTCCTTTTTGAGTTTATCAGGATCAGCATCTTCATTGCCTTTCCACAAGAAAAGCTCCAGAAGTTCGGATGCTTCAATACTCAATGCTAAAGCTAGATCTTTGGAATTGTGAAATTGCTCCCAATCTCGGGCATCTCTAAACTGACGGATCTGCTCTAATAATTGTTGAATGTCGGACATGATAAAATCTTTTAACTACTGTTGGGTACTACCCAAATATCTGAAATATTGTTTGAAATACAATTAGGGAAAGGGATTAATCTGCGAAACTTAACAATCTTGTTCTACGTGGCGAATATGCTATTTATCACTATTAGCCTTTTTTAAACACTTCACTCCTATGCCATGCCAGATTTTCTGGTGCTGGATAGTATTGCTCAGATTTTGGCAATATAAGTTTGCTTCCTTCCAATTTTTGAAGACTATACGGATGCTCCCCAAGCTCGCGTATATGATTTGAAACCAAAATACGATAGTCTTGATCTACGGAAACCAAGCCACGATCAAAAGCCCTATGCAAATTGGGACATAATGCAAGTCCATTGGTGACCTTGTCATGGTGCGAAATAGAAAAAGGTACGATATGACAAGCATCGATAAAATTGTGATTGTACGTAGACCGCAGCTGCATACCTGTCATCGCACAGGTATCCTGATACAACTGGGGGATATATCTTTTGAAAAGGTGTGATCGTATAAACACATCTTCTTCTGTATGAATCACCATATGTTTATACTTGACTTCGGGATCATTGAGTACCAAAGCCTGCAGATCGTGATAATACCCATCTCCGATTTGTTTATGCTCGTAATAATATTGAAGTTGGTTAGGGAAATAATTCGCCAAAATAGAATTTCGGATTAATTTCCTATTTTCAAGCGATTGCAATAATGCGTATAATTGAGGTGAAAGACTTCCGTAAGCAACGATGGATGCTAATGTACTAACACTTTTGATATGAGCTTGCATAGGAGCTCCATGGTGAGTATGGATAAACCAAAAAGACTGTCCATCGACCTGATCGCTCTGCAGATAATAAAATGGCTGAGTAAAATCGGGCTGATGTGCTGTAGTAACCAACAGCCGCCAATTCTCCTGAAAAAGACCTGCGAGATCTGCATTGACAAGAAAATGATTGTCATTATCCAGGCCTTTTTCTATTAACTCAATCAGAGTTAATAGAAAAACTGGTTTATGAGGTGCTTTACCATATTTGGTAATCCCTTGTTTTAATCTTGCCAATGCTTTTAGATATAGGCTCAGATTGCTCATGTAGGTCAAAGATAGGAAATGCAAAGTAAAATATTGAGAGAGTTTCATTACCTATAAACACGATGCTAAAAGTAACCTGTGCTATAATTGAACATAACAATAAAGTGTTGATTTGTCAACATTCTGCGACGATGAAGCACCTCTTTAAATGGGTGCATATTGTCATATCGGTGATACGACAATATGACTTTCGGTAATACCTAGTTGTGATTAAATGGCTTCATTCGGATCTCCAAACAAAAATCCAACGATAACCAGAAGCTAAAATAGCCCTCCTGCTATAAACAAGATTAATTGTTTACTGGAAAAGATGACTGGTACTCACTGTTGAAGCTGCTATCTTGGAGTTTTGCAAAATTGGAAGCTTTAACAATGGGTATAAACACAAAAATCCATAAAATGGAAATAAAGCTATACGGATCTGGAAATCTGGTCACAATATTGCAAAAAGCCACTATAATTAGAATTACTGTCGGATTATAATTTTTGCTATATCCGAAAGATCTGGCATAATCTAGTACTCTGCTAGCAAGTGAATAAAGATAAGTGAAAATATTGCACGTACAGGCGGATAAATATCCAGATACTCTTTATCTCGAAAAAAATGCCACTCTTTATACATTTTTATAAAGAGTAAATATGTGCAATATTTAGGATGATGGAGTGAGAAATATTAAATTTGAGGAATAATAATACGAAAAGTATCCTAATTTAAATTAGCTAAGAAAAACAATACCGCCAATGAGTTTAATATTATTTTATATCATATTTGCTGCGATCCTGATACTATTCATCGCCGGAACAGCTTATATCGGATATTGGACTCTTAAAAAGATTGGATATAAAAAAGCTGGTACAATCATCGCTGTCATAGTGACAACGTCTCTTTTAATGCTTACTTTATCATTCGTGTTCGAAGATGAATTATTCACAAAATCTGATGCTGAAAAATTTTTACTACAACAGAATATAAAATTGGAAGATGATTATAAAATATTAAATAATAAAACTAGCGGTTGGAACGATCTTGTAACCACATTTGAATTAGATATATCAGAAAGTGATAAAACTGCTATTATTAATACAATCAAATCTGCAGATGATTATAAATTGGAAATAACTGATGAAATAGATCTACCACAATTGGCACGTGAAAGATATAGAGGTGATACGCTGAGAGCAAATTATGAAAGCCTCGACTACTTTATTTCATCCATATATTATCCTAATGGGCCAGGTATCAAACCTACTTATAGAACGATCAAGATAGATAAATATAAGCATATACTTTTTTTTGAAGAAGTCCTGGATTAAAAATGAAAAGGCAATATATCCTCCTAAAAAGATCTTGGTAGATCTGATACGACTGATCTCTATCGATCTCGATTGTCTACGCAGTCCGTAGACAATTGAGATATTAATGCTGCCATGTAATTTGCGAGTTTGACCCCGGCAGTATGGATATTATTTTAATGACTGAGAGGCTGCTAAATACTCCAGATGCTGTTTATGTCTAAAATCTACTTAGCATATTCATAAATTAGGCAACAAAGCTAATAAGATACGCTTCATAGCTTAAACGCTATAAACATTTTTATCCTTTGATATTTTCAAATAATAATTATAGTCTTTGGGGGCAAAACCTCCTTCAATTGCATTCTTACCCAACCCTTGTTTTGGTTTAGTAAAAATATCGGCTGGAGGTAAACTACTTTCTTCTAATCGCAAATCCATATATCCACCAAATACTGATACTCCGCTAAAAATGCGCATACAACTGACCATCGGTCCTTTATAATAATGACCATTAGATAAATCTAAAACCCCTCGAATTAAAATACCCCCATAACCAAAATCATTGTCTAGAGCGATATCGAATTCGGAATAATGAAAAAACAATTGCCCTGGTTGCAACTTACCCGTATGATTTCGAACGTAAGTGCTCTTATCTTGATGATCTTTACTGTCATTCCAATAATACTCGATTTCGGTAAAGCGATAGCTCTTTTCGTTTACAATTAACAAAAAATGGTTGAGCAGCAGCTCCGCAATTTTTGGGAATGTATTTTCATGAAAATAATTTTTCTTTAAAAGTTCCTGTAGGTTGTACATTGGTAGTCCTTTTTATTATTAAATCATGAATACGGTCTTATGATTAAAAACTATTTTTTGCTTTGGTTTCAAACTGATTATCGACCACTTTAAAACAAATTGAATGCAAATCACATAATCTTTCAAATTCTTTTAGACAATGTAAAGCATTTTGCTCTTCAAAAAAATGTTCAAGATCAAATGACTTAAAAACCATAACCTGATTTTCACCGAAAGGCTTTCCATGTAAATCTTTAGTAATAAAATCACTTTGAGGCGTATGACCGCTCTTCGGCATTTGCCAACAGGAGATATCCCAAATGTTTTTACTTGCCACGAATATTAACCTTGTTTTAGATTCGTCTACAGATTTAAAACTTTCAATTTTTATACGATCTACGTTAGTTGTTGCATCGAGATGGTTTTGAAAATAACCATCGTCTGATAGTAAAAAAACCGAAAAACCATAGTAATCATCATCCTTACTAATTTGCTGCGGGGAAATTGTTGTTAATTGATTATTGTAAAATCCAAAATGAAACTCATAATAATACATATTCAACCAATCCCATGCCCAGAGATCTAAGCTACCTTTTCCATTTTTAGGTGCTGGGTTTGAAAATTTAGAATGGCCTCCTGAATAAGTCAAAGCAAATCGTTTCTCTATGTAAGACATGAGATTCAACATCCTTGTCTGATATTCAAATAAAAAGCGGTAAGACTCTCTTACTTGCTTAAGGATATTACTATTATTAGACATATTTAAAGGTATTTTTAAAATTTACTGTAGGTATAGTTTTCATTTTTAAATCCTTCAGCCATTTTAAGTTATAAAATTGAAAAAGTTCAAATCCATTTATTAAATCTTTTAACAAACGGTTATGACATGATAAATTCGAATAAGGAATATTCTCCAACAGCTGGGCCTCTACCATTATACTATTTAGTAATGAGGTCCAATCGGTTTTCAAAATCGGGACATTTGTAGATTTTATTTCCTCCCCTTCATCATCAACTTTTATTTTGGAATTATGTGTAAAATCTTCAGCATCCTCTTTATTGTATAAACCTCCCACTTGAATATAAAAAAGCTGTTTTCCTGCACTTCCATAATTAAA is a window encoding:
- a CDS encoding SLATT domain-containing protein, which produces MKSKKELMILDWTRKIHQLEYAHCFESLMYTRINTYLSIFTLVITTLVASSYQFPKISVEEYNKLFFIFKQEYFVSIFSTIAALSTAILTFLRPSEKSEEHRKIGLEYEKLRHELEKLFSYNLTESSIEFNVNQIKEKWDSLSTKHVTQCNYNKSRKFVKKFGYPTPMSFII
- a CDS encoding HindVP family restriction endonuclease; its protein translation is MDKEKPGLFGIKYSNRDFGQTETWGKNQFNSSFPASLSNFLASKGLSNIYMFLDADLKVQHGKISTEKLLGINPMSDNLFYSFETQFTPYQQLVIGSLPRVDLVSQMRDSGQSLTPIEIKLTALPDNSTCLLSEEYYGCEIVIRPDTIVYLACSIVENFKNNHVELSFLFDKKFDNILDWTNGVQIWSYIPSMILTLDSIVLSILDKQKPLVMQPIWKTNGKSPKLTDNCLDVFVWSNFAFCQLFVDVARGELSSGATKITRQVRTIIWLFKMLFDFAKNGQINHSKIIDELSFNTKNDKAFAVSGRITHRYMSCPELITPRITREDIKNIILGGGQNLLSPERRFDAIIFNSPELFN
- a CDS encoding HNH endonuclease, whose amino-acid sequence is MKLSQYFTLHFLSLTYMSNLSLYLKALARLKQGITKYGKAPHKPVFLLTLIELIEKGLDNDNHFLVNADLAGLFQENWRLLVTTAHQPDFTQPFYYLQSDQVDGQSFWFIHTHHGAPMQAHIKSVSTLASIVAYGSLSPQLYALLQSLENRKLIRNSILANYFPNQLQYYYEHKQIGDGYYHDLQALVLNDPEVKYKHMVIHTEEDVFIRSHLFKRYIPQLYQDTCAMTGMQLRSTYNHNFIDACHIVPFSISHHDKVTNGLALCPNLHRAFDRGLVSVDQDYRILVSNHIRELGEHPYSLQKLEGSKLILPKSEQYYPAPENLAWHRSEVFKKG
- a CDS encoding DNA/RNA helicase domain-containing protein is translated as MIKPFQIIPYPFDSQLELTLLQKQRDYLSWPIVYFLQDKKEAYVGETTDMVTRFKAHLKSARKQQLQSVSLIRSELFNKSATLDIESNLIRYIAADGQFDLQNGNLGISNHKFYQQKEVYWELFRDIWSELRQMGIARHSLEHIDNSDLFKYSPYKSLSREQTNGLKMILRCLLDDRAKVSLIHGGAGTGKSILAIFLFKLLKTDLQDFNKADFDESDEELFNLVEAVRQKYGDLEMALVIPMQSFRKTISKVFKNIKGLSPKMVIGPAEVAKQKYDLLIVDEGHRLRQWKNLAAYYGTFRKVSQHLGLDELTCTELDWVQLQSDKSIIFYDEFQSVKPSDADKQRFLDLQELESTRIERLRSQFRVKGGAHYMEFVHQLFSDNIALSPKPFESVHYDFQLFDDLDAMVKEIKRKDDSEDLCRMVAGFAWDWISKKDKSLHDIVIGDTALRWNSTDVDWVNSANAIHEVGCIHTTQGYDLNYTGLIIGPELDYDFDTNAFVVYKDRYKDKNGKNSIHDPLVLKNYILNIYRTILFRGIQGSYVYVCNDNLRKYLAQYIKRQSISDKSETAYRITDTPTENTVPYYDLEVAAGSFSELQQAEHTRYIQVNEITVDPAKYFACKVVGESMNKIIPNGAICLFEKYQGGSRNGLICLVESNDFIDSEFGASYTIKEYSSKKTISEEGWEHQEIMLLPKSTDTSYQPIVLRDEELLDLKVIGMFKKLLVQGEIG
- a CDS encoding nucleotide pyrophosphohydrolase encodes the protein MSDIQQLLEQIRQFRDARDWEQFHNSKDLALALSIEASELLELFLWKGNEDADPDKLKKELADVLMYALLLADKHGLDIKEIVEEKMKLNNEKYPVEKAKGTAKKYNEL
- a CDS encoding DNA cytosine methyltransferase is translated as MNIVDLFSGCGGMSLGFQNAGFKILAAFDKWEPAIRVYQENFDHPIYDTDLGTEEVREFIKKLSPTMIIGGPPCQDFSSAGKRDESLGRADLTLSFAEIISDTKPEWFVMENVGRITKSRILKEAIAIFKKSGYGISYQILDASLCGVPQARKRFFLIGHLNSSDNFLNAYLSKNQSSKSMTLYDYFGNSLGLDYYYRHPRSYARRGVFSIHEPSPTIRGVNRPIPKGYKKHEGDPVEINSDLRALTTKERSLIQTFPENFKLVGTKTNLEQIIGNAVPVKLGEFIANCINEYICDSLQNTTINTGQLEIQY